A part of Candidatus Eremiobacterota bacterium genomic DNA contains:
- a CDS encoding NHL repeat-containing protein, translating into MTAFVMLAGCGGSGGGSSAPGAPSPPGGGAAKGTAQIIITVPSGKTTSGVRRTRYVSSATKSLVISSGGSVVTVANLSASSPGCTTLGSGALQCTVNADLNGGTSTLTFTAYDQPGGLGNKLSTASMNATITAGAVNPLNVVMNGVVQHITVDFSYPNGQGAAVENVPMTIGVLVNAQDASGNTIVGPGGYSDTAGNPVTITLSEDTSSGTTDLDALSPSTISAPGTPVTVRYNGRSPLTAIACRRGSVDDPTPSGRGVVIVPGTSRGISATTPNVATGTNALQIDNISGVFNNRNITVSNSTSNTVTSYFPYYGNTAFPTVANGMDEAPTRVLGGAATGLNAPRGVSYDTSGILYVAGSSMTTLNGYNPPNTCPNGNEPPDFTDSVATSGYGVATAPNGNVSVVCHLCATANLSSSRRVPEAPSLFDAVLTFAPGMSGPPVATLAGPSTQLVNPEGIAYDSAGNLYVANFTTNTINVYFPADQNGSFAPNRQITAGTSGLSGPRGVALDGSDNLYVASFNSNTVLVYASGANGAATPTRTFTGLNQPWGIAIRHPSAASEQMPPFIDVYVTNFGNNSISIFDPTVSGSTPAFTYQGADTQLSGPTYITFGD; encoded by the coding sequence TTGACCGCGTTCGTGATGCTTGCCGGGTGCGGCGGCAGTGGCGGTGGTTCATCGGCTCCCGGTGCGCCGTCCCCGCCGGGTGGCGGTGCCGCGAAGGGCACCGCGCAGATTATCATCACGGTTCCGTCCGGGAAGACCACCAGCGGCGTGCGCCGCACGCGCTACGTGAGCAGCGCGACGAAATCGCTCGTCATCTCCTCCGGCGGTTCGGTGGTGACCGTCGCGAACCTGAGCGCGAGCTCGCCGGGTTGCACGACACTCGGAAGCGGCGCGCTGCAGTGCACCGTCAACGCGGATCTGAACGGTGGGACGTCGACCCTGACCTTCACCGCCTACGACCAGCCCGGCGGGCTGGGCAACAAACTGTCGACCGCGTCGATGAACGCGACGATCACCGCCGGCGCGGTGAACCCGCTGAACGTCGTGATGAACGGCGTCGTCCAGCACATCACCGTCGATTTCAGCTACCCCAACGGTCAGGGTGCGGCGGTCGAGAACGTTCCGATGACGATCGGCGTGCTTGTCAACGCGCAGGACGCGAGCGGGAACACGATCGTCGGTCCGGGCGGGTACTCCGATACCGCCGGCAACCCGGTCACCATTACGCTGAGCGAGGACACGAGTTCCGGCACGACAGATCTCGATGCGTTGTCGCCGTCAACGATCTCCGCGCCCGGAACCCCGGTGACGGTGCGCTACAACGGCCGCAGCCCGCTGACCGCGATCGCCTGCCGGCGGGGTTCGGTCGACGACCCGACGCCGAGCGGGCGCGGCGTCGTCATCGTCCCGGGGACGTCACGCGGCATCTCGGCGACGACTCCGAACGTCGCGACCGGCACGAACGCGCTGCAGATCGACAACATCTCGGGGGTGTTCAACAACCGTAACATCACGGTGTCGAACTCGACCTCGAACACGGTGACCTCGTACTTCCCGTACTACGGAAACACCGCGTTCCCCACCGTCGCGAACGGAATGGACGAGGCGCCGACGCGCGTGCTGGGCGGCGCCGCCACGGGGCTGAACGCGCCGCGCGGCGTCAGCTACGACACGAGCGGAATTTTGTACGTCGCCGGCTCGTCCATGACGACGCTCAACGGCTACAACCCGCCGAACACGTGTCCCAACGGAAACGAGCCGCCGGACTTCACCGACAGCGTCGCCACGTCCGGGTACGGCGTCGCGACCGCGCCGAACGGGAACGTCAGCGTCGTCTGCCACCTGTGCGCGACCGCCAATCTCTCCAGCTCTCGCCGCGTTCCGGAGGCGCCGTCGTTGTTCGATGCGGTGTTGACGTTTGCACCGGGCATGAGCGGTCCCCCGGTTGCGACGCTCGCCGGCCCGTCCACGCAGCTGGTGAACCCGGAGGGGATCGCGTACGACAGCGCCGGGAATCTCTACGTGGCGAACTTCACGACGAATACGATCAACGTCTACTTCCCGGCCGATCAGAACGGAAGCTTCGCGCCGAACCGGCAGATCACGGCGGGGACGAGCGGCCTGAGCGGCCCGCGCGGCGTTGCGCTCGACGGCAGCGACAACCTGTACGTCGCGAGCTTCAACAGCAACACGGTGCTCGTTTATGCTTCGGGTGCGAACGGGGCGGCGACGCCCACCCGCACCTTCACCGGCCTCAACCAGCCGTGGGGGATCGCGATCCGCCACCCGAGCGCGGCGAGCGAGCAGATGCCGCCGTTCATCGACGTCTACGTCACCAACTTCGGCAACAACAGCATCTCGATCTTCGACCCGACCGTAAGCGGCTCGACACCGGCGTTCACCTACCAGGGCGCCGACACGCAGCTGAGCGGTCCGACCTACATCACGTTCGGCGACTGA
- a CDS encoding ferritin-like domain-containing protein: MLVGTPQHRDVFCRTFIDTHVPFEPAELPWPVLGAAHLARLRAFPFWSYARSIEQRAGRMVTAFARTLEDPLIREAVALQGVEETRHGRLMSHVVERYQIDVPEIPIEDPPARRDDFCIFGFGECSDSFVGFGAFALAREKGLFPEPLMAIFENVLYEEARHIAFFINWWRYEEALAGRDKPFLRTFTSLRYHVRAILGTAQGAAAAPLIPSRLDDPELDAIVKSITPLMFLEAALAENRRVMARLDRRLLKPTIMPAVATALLLGIRMLPPRRDANAPAPPHNGVRAATARAGAENAAT; this comes from the coding sequence ATGCTCGTCGGGACGCCTCAGCACCGCGACGTTTTTTGCCGGACGTTCATCGACACGCACGTCCCGTTCGAGCCGGCCGAGCTGCCGTGGCCGGTGCTCGGCGCCGCCCACCTGGCACGGCTGCGCGCCTTCCCGTTCTGGAGCTACGCGCGCTCGATCGAGCAGCGCGCCGGGCGGATGGTGACCGCGTTCGCGCGCACGCTGGAGGACCCGCTGATCCGCGAAGCGGTCGCGCTGCAGGGCGTCGAGGAGACCCGCCACGGGCGCTTGATGTCGCACGTCGTCGAGCGCTACCAGATCGACGTCCCGGAGATCCCGATCGAGGACCCGCCCGCCCGCAGGGACGATTTCTGCATCTTCGGTTTCGGTGAGTGCAGCGACTCGTTCGTTGGTTTCGGCGCCTTTGCCCTGGCCAGGGAGAAAGGGCTCTTTCCGGAGCCGCTGATGGCGATCTTCGAGAACGTGCTCTACGAAGAGGCGCGCCACATCGCGTTCTTCATCAACTGGTGGCGTTACGAAGAAGCGCTCGCGGGACGCGACAAGCCGTTCCTGCGCACCTTCACCTCGCTGCGGTACCACGTGCGCGCGATCCTCGGAACCGCGCAGGGCGCCGCCGCGGCGCCGCTGATTCCGAGCAGGCTGGACGATCCCGAGCTCGACGCCATCGTGAAGAGCATTACGCCGCTGATGTTTCTCGAAGCGGCGCTCGCCGAGAACCGCCGCGTGATGGCGCGGCTCGACCGCCGGCTGCTGAAACCAACGATCATGCCCGCGGTCGCGACCGCGCTGCTGCTCGGAATTCGCATGCTGCCGCCGCGCCGCGACGCAAACGCACCGGCACCGCCGCACAACGGCGTGCGCGCGGCGACGGCACGAGCCGGCGCGGAGAACGCCGCTACGTAA
- a CDS encoding squalene/phytoene synthase family protein, which produces MLSPKLEAPVRTGYLLCRIADTIEDDRAISPERKAELLDGFLACFDDAALAEEYAACGAELSANDDYLDLIAQTGNVFLTYRELDAPARAILRRWVTEMVFGMRRFVIDHPGGIRIASVAELREYCYFVAGTVGHLLTELWFEHSAFVGKSTYARLLEDCEAFGEGLQTVNILKDIAWDAERENAIYVPAELLRAAGSSHETILDPGFRAANRAALEPLIALAHQDVERALRYIEAIPAAALRVRLFCVLPVLLAIATIRELEQSEEMLVPGGAVKVSRAEVRALIIAGSTSTLTNRTLRWLAERVRKRPFTLPY; this is translated from the coding sequence ATGCTCTCGCCGAAGCTCGAGGCGCCGGTGCGGACCGGCTACCTGCTGTGCCGGATCGCCGACACGATCGAGGACGATCGCGCGATCTCGCCCGAGCGCAAGGCCGAGCTGCTCGACGGGTTCCTCGCCTGCTTCGACGACGCCGCGCTGGCCGAGGAGTACGCCGCCTGCGGCGCCGAGCTGAGCGCGAACGACGACTACCTCGACTTGATCGCGCAGACCGGCAACGTCTTTCTGACCTACCGCGAGCTCGACGCGCCGGCGCGCGCGATCCTGCGCCGCTGGGTCACCGAGATGGTCTTCGGGATGCGGCGCTTCGTGATCGACCATCCCGGCGGCATCCGCATCGCGAGCGTCGCCGAGCTGCGCGAGTACTGCTATTTCGTCGCCGGAACCGTCGGCCATCTGCTGACCGAGCTGTGGTTCGAGCACTCCGCGTTCGTCGGCAAGTCGACGTATGCGCGGCTGCTCGAAGACTGCGAAGCGTTCGGCGAAGGGCTGCAGACGGTGAACATCCTCAAGGACATCGCCTGGGATGCGGAGCGCGAGAACGCGATCTACGTCCCGGCCGAGCTGCTGCGCGCCGCCGGAAGCAGTCACGAGACGATCCTGGACCCGGGCTTCCGCGCCGCGAACCGGGCTGCGCTCGAACCGCTGATCGCGCTCGCACACCAGGACGTCGAGCGCGCGCTCCGCTACATCGAGGCGATCCCCGCCGCGGCGCTGCGCGTCCGGCTCTTCTGCGTCCTGCCGGTGCTGCTCGCGATCGCGACGATCCGCGAGCTCGAGCAATCCGAGGAGATGCTCGTCCCGGGCGGCGCCGTGAAGGTCTCGCGGGCCGAGGTGCGCGCGCTCATCATCGCCGGCTCGACCTCGACGCTGACGAACCGGACGCTGCGCTGGCTGGCCGAGCGCGTCCGCAAGCGTCCGTTCACGCTCCCGTACTGA
- a CDS encoding NAD-dependent epimerase/dehydratase family protein — MQTAFVTGASGFVGANLVRALLAGGWHVRALVRGDAPSLAGLDVELVHGDLFADLLPEAMSGCDVLFHLAAAYSLWRRDQRDVLLTNVLGTRHALQAAVRAGVPRTVYTSSVAAIGVRRDGIPADETHQISFDELIGTYKRSKYLAELEARHAAAGGQDVVIVNPTTPVGPWDAKPTPTGEIVVRFLNGRMPAYVDTGLNVIDVRDVAVGMIRAYERGASGERYILGHENLTLRELLERLAAVAGRRAPRLRLPHAIPLAYAALGEHVLARFGIAPDVSVESVRMAKQRMFYDAQKAVRELGLPQSSVAEALADAVSWFRDHGYVARDSRSAEDRWRSLSSKQ, encoded by the coding sequence GTGCAGACCGCCTTCGTCACCGGCGCCTCCGGCTTCGTCGGCGCGAACCTCGTGCGCGCGCTGCTCGCCGGCGGCTGGCACGTGCGCGCGCTGGTGCGCGGCGATGCGCCTTCGCTCGCGGGGCTCGACGTGGAGCTCGTCCACGGCGATCTTTTCGCCGACCTGCTGCCGGAGGCGATGTCGGGCTGCGACGTGCTGTTCCACCTCGCGGCCGCGTACAGTCTTTGGCGCCGCGACCAAAGAGACGTCCTGCTCACGAACGTTCTTGGAACACGCCATGCGCTGCAAGCGGCGGTGCGGGCGGGCGTTCCGCGGACGGTCTACACCAGCTCGGTCGCGGCGATCGGCGTCCGGCGCGACGGGATTCCGGCCGATGAGACGCATCAGATCTCGTTCGACGAGCTGATCGGAACCTACAAGCGCTCGAAATACCTGGCCGAGCTCGAAGCCCGGCACGCCGCGGCGGGCGGCCAGGACGTGGTGATCGTGAACCCCACGACGCCGGTCGGCCCCTGGGACGCCAAGCCGACCCCGACCGGCGAGATCGTCGTGCGCTTCCTGAACGGCCGCATGCCGGCCTACGTCGACACGGGGCTCAACGTGATCGACGTGCGCGACGTCGCGGTCGGGATGATACGCGCGTACGAGCGGGGGGCGAGCGGCGAGCGCTACATCCTCGGACACGAGAACCTGACGCTGCGCGAGCTGCTGGAACGGCTCGCCGCCGTCGCCGGGCGGCGCGCGCCGCGGCTCCGGCTTCCGCATGCGATTCCGCTGGCCTACGCGGCGCTGGGGGAGCACGTTCTGGCGAGGTTCGGGATCGCCCCGGACGTCTCGGTGGAGAGCGTCCGGATGGCGAAGCAGCGAATGTTCTACGACGCGCAGAAGGCAGTGCGCGAGCTGGGTCTGCCGCAGAGCTCCGTCGCCGAAGCGCTCGCCGATGCGGTCAGCTGGTTCCGAGATCACGGGTACGTCGCCCGCGACTCGCGCTCCGCGGAGGATCGATGGCGCTCTCTCTCAAGCAAGCAGTAG
- the hpnH gene encoding adenosyl-hopene transferase HpnH yields MALSLKQAVAVGSYVVRQRIAGRKRYPLVLMLEPLFRCNLACGGCGKIQHPIEVLRRHLTPEQCFRAVEECGAPVVSIPGGEPLLHPQIDEIVRGLIARKKYVYLCTNAIRLEQSLDKFRPSPYFSFSVHLDGPREVHDHAVARDGIFDVAVKAIKAAKARGFRVTTNTTIFDGADPATFQAFFDYVTDELKVDGMMISPGYRYEKAPDQDHFLAKEQTRALFRAILAPYKAGKKKWEFNASPFFLDFLTGEKDYDCTPWGMPSYSLFGWQKPCYLLGEGYAETYQQLLDETEWDKYGHASGNPKCEDCMVHSGFEATAAADAMRLPNVVRSVRGVLAR; encoded by the coding sequence ATGGCGCTCTCTCTCAAGCAAGCAGTAGCGGTCGGCTCGTACGTGGTCCGGCAACGGATCGCCGGGCGCAAGCGCTATCCGCTCGTCCTGATGCTGGAGCCGCTCTTCCGCTGCAACTTGGCTTGCGGCGGCTGTGGGAAGATCCAGCATCCGATCGAGGTGCTGCGCCGCCATCTCACCCCGGAGCAGTGCTTCCGAGCCGTGGAAGAATGCGGCGCGCCGGTCGTCTCGATCCCCGGCGGCGAGCCGCTGCTGCACCCGCAGATCGACGAGATCGTGCGCGGGCTGATCGCGCGCAAGAAGTACGTCTACCTCTGCACCAACGCGATTCGGCTGGAGCAGAGCCTCGACAAGTTCAGGCCCTCGCCCTACTTCTCGTTCAGCGTCCACCTCGACGGGCCGCGCGAGGTGCACGACCACGCGGTCGCGCGCGACGGAATCTTCGACGTCGCGGTGAAGGCGATCAAAGCCGCGAAGGCGCGCGGCTTCCGCGTCACCACGAACACGACGATCTTCGACGGCGCCGATCCGGCGACGTTCCAGGCGTTCTTCGACTACGTAACCGACGAGCTGAAGGTCGACGGGATGATGATCTCGCCCGGCTACCGTTACGAGAAAGCGCCCGACCAAGACCACTTCCTCGCCAAAGAGCAGACGCGGGCGCTGTTCCGCGCGATCCTCGCCCCGTACAAGGCCGGGAAGAAAAAGTGGGAGTTCAACGCCAGCCCGTTCTTCCTCGACTTCCTCACCGGCGAGAAAGACTACGACTGCACGCCGTGGGGAATGCCGAGCTACAGCCTCTTCGGCTGGCAGAAACCGTGCTATCTGCTCGGCGAGGGCTATGCCGAAACGTACCAGCAGCTGCTCGACGAGACCGAGTGGGACAAGTACGGCCACGCCAGCGGCAACCCGAAGTGCGAGGACTGCATGGTGCACTCCGGCTTCGAGGCGACGGCGGCGGCCGACGCGATGCGCTTGCCGAACGTCGTGCGCTCGGTGAGGGGCGTTCTCGCGCGCTAG